In the Brevundimonas mediterranea genome, AGTATCCCCCTCGACCCTCCGGCGACGTCCGGAGACGCCGTCGGCGCGGAGGAGTTGCCCCCCCCGCTCCCGTTCCATCCGCTCCCGCCGCCGCAAGGTCGCAGGCCTTACGAGCCCTCCAAGCGACGAGACCGGGCGTGATTATAGGGGGTGGGGAAACCCTGGCGGGGAAGTCGGGGCGAGAAACTGACAAGCCCTTGGATTCACGGGGATGGACCCAGCGTCATTGTGACAGTTGGACCCGTTCGGGCCCCCTCCGTCTCGCCGGCTTCGCCGGCGATCCACCTCCCCCAGAGGGGGAGGATTTTGGTGTTCGCATTCCTCCCCCCTTGGGGGAGGTGGCGCGGCGCAAAGCGCCGTGACGGAGGGGGCAAACGCTTCGGAAAAGTTGGTGGGGCGCCAAGAGCCCCTCCACCCCTACGGGGGTCCCGAGACAGCGCGCCATTCAATCGGGGCGACGCTGGAATGGGGCGGAAGTTCGTCTCAGGCGTAGTTGAAGCTGATCGAGATGCGGTCGGACTTGGCCTGGTTGGTCGGGACCTCGTGGCGCAGCCAGCTTTCCCACATCAGGATCGTGCCGGGGCGGGGCGTCAGATAGACGAAGGGGCGTTCGGCCTCGGTCGCGTCCTCGGTGACGGAGGGGCGGGCCATCATGAAGGGCAGGCGGGGGTCTTCCAGTTTCAGCGACGAGGCGCCGTCAGGGATGTCGATATAGACGGTGCCCGACAGGAAGGCGTGAGGGTGGATATGGCTGGTGTGGCCGCCGCCGGGCTTGAGGATGTTGACCCAGAGATTGTCGAGCCGGGGCTTGCGGGCCAGGTCGAAATTCAGGGCCTTGGCGTAGGCGACGGCGTGCCGGTCGAGGTGCCGTTTCAACTCGGCGAACTCGGGGAAGCGCTGGGGCAGGTCGTTCAGCGAGGCGTAGGAGGTGTAGCCGCGATAGGCGTTGTCGCGGCACCAGCGGCGGCCGGCCGCATCCTCCTCGGCCATCATGCGGACGACGTCGATCAGTTGCTCGTTGAACTCGGCCCAGCCTCGGCCCTCGGCGAGGGAGGCTTCATAGACCTGGGTGACGAAGAGGGGGCGCAGGGACATGGGGGAGGGATAGCGGAAGGCGAGGGAAACTTCACCTCCCTGTTCGCGAAGGCGAACGGGGAGGACCGGCGGCCGTAGGTCGCCAGGAGGGGGCGAAGGGGTGGTGAAGGCGTAGGTCTGTCTGAGACCGAGGCACCCCCGCTTGATCGCTGCGCGATCTGTCCTCCCCATCGGCCTTCGCCGATGGGGAGGTGAAGACACAGCCGCCGCGCCTCGCTAAGAACGCGTCATGTTCAAGTCCGTCCTGGTCGCCAATCGCGGCGAAATCGCCTGTCGTGTCTTCCGCACCGCCAAGCGGATGGGGTTACGCACCATCGCCGTCTATTCCGAGGCCGACGCCCAGGCCCTGCATGTGCGCGAGGCCGACGAGGCGGTGCGGATCGGGCCGGCGGCGGCGCGCGAGAGCTATCTGGACGGCGCCAAGGTGCTGGCGGCGGCCAAGGCGACGGGGGCGGAGGCGATCCATCCCGGTTACGGATTCCTGAGCGAAAACGCGGACTTTGCGGAAGCTGTTGCAGCGGCGGGTCTGATCTGGATCGGACCGGACCCGGCCTCGATCCGGGCCATGGGGCTGAAAGACGCGGCCAAGGAACTGATGATCCAGGCCGGGGTGCCGGTGACGCCGGGCTATCAGGGCGCGGACCAGTCGGAAGCGACCCTGACGGCCGAGGCGGCGCGGATCGGCTATCCGGTGCTGATCAAGGCGGTGGCGGGCGGCGGCGGCAAGGGGATGAAACGGGTCGATGATCCGGCCGATTTCGCCGCTGGTCTGGCCAGCGCCAAGCGCGAGGGGGCCGCGGCCTTCGGCGACGACCGGGTGCTGATCGAACGCTACATCACCCGCCCGCGCCATATCGAGGTGCAGGTGTTCGGGGATCGGCACGGGGATGTGGTTCATCTGTTCGAGCGGGACTGTTCGCTGCAACGCCGCCACCAGAAGGTGATCGAAGAGGCGCCGGCGCCGGGCATGAGCGAGGCCGTGCGGGCCGCCGTGACGGGCGCGGCGATCAAGGCGGCCAAGGCGGTCAACTATGTCGGGGCCGGGACCATCGAATTCATCGCCGACGCCTCGGACGGGCTGAAGGCGGACGGGATCTGGTTCATGGAGATGAACACCCGGCTGCAGGTCGAGCATCCGGTGACGGAAAGCGTGACCGGCGTCGATCTGGTCGAATGGCAGTTCCGCGTGGCGGCGGGCGAGCCCCTGCCGCTGAAGCAGGATCAGATCAAGCTGAACGGCTGGGCCATGGAGGCGCGCCTCTATGCCGAGGATCCGGCGAACGGTTTCCTGCCGTCGATCGGGCGGCTGGAGCATTTCGTCATGCCGGACGGAATTCGCGTCGATACCGGCGTGGAACAGGGCGGCGAGGTCAGCCAGTTCTACGATCCGATGATCGCCAAGCTGATCGTGCATGAGGACACGCGCGAGGCGGCGGCGGCGCGGCTGGCCGAGGCGGCGGGCGAGGTCGAGGTCTGGCCGGTCAAGACCAATGCGGGCTTCCTGAAACGCTGTTTGGACCATCCGCGCTTCGTGACGGGGGATGTGGATACGGGGTTCATCGCGGCGGAGGAGGCGGCGCTGCAGCCGGTCGAGACCGCCGAGGCGACGCTGGCGGCCCTGACCCTGATCGCGGAGGCGGCGAGCGATGGAGAGGCGGCCGGGTCTGACCGGTTCAGCCCCTGGGGCGGCCAGCCGGGCCTGTCGTATGGGGTTCGTCTGAACGCGCCCGCTCAGACGATGGTCTGGGCGCATGTGGACGGCCGGGGCGTGTCTGGGGCCGTGACCCCGGTCGAGGCGGGATGGCGCGGCGCCGAGGGAAGGACGGCCCAGATCGGATTCGACCAGGTGCAGGCCGGCGAGGCGCTGTTCGGCTATCAGGTGATCGATGACGGCTTCGTCCTGTTCGTGGACGGCGAGGCGCGCCGGGTGACTCCGCATCGCGCCGCCGTGGGCTCAGGCGCCGGAGCGGTCTCCGACGGCGCCCTTCGCGCCCCCATGCCCGGCAAGATCGTCGCCGTACCCGCGAAGGCGGGTGACGTCGTCGCCAAGGGCCAGCCCGTCGTGGTGCTGGAGGCGATGAAGATGGAGCATGCCCTGACGGCGCCCTTCGACGGGGTCGTCGAGCATGTGGCGGCTGTGGGCGATCAGGTGGTCGAGGCGGCGGTTCTGGCGGTGGTGAAGGCGGCGGACTAAAGCCCGATGCCGCCGAGAGGCCGCGTCTGGATCGAGTCGTCCATCTTGGCCATCAGGCCGTAGATGGGGCGCCAGGCGCCGCTTTGACGCAGATCCTCGCTCCAGGACAGATGGGTCGGCTGATCGGCCCAGACCTCCGTGACCCAGAGGACGTCGGCGTCGACCAGATCGTGCGCGACGATATAGGAATGACAGCCGTGCTTCCTGACGGCGGGGTCCATCAGGAGCAGAGCGAGTTCGTCGCGGCGACCCGGGTATGCGGTCAGGCGCGTGATCAATCCGTACATACTGGTTCCGTGGCGTCCGGTAGCGCGCGGGCCATGATCCGGCTTCGTCGTTAAAGAATCTGGCCAAGGCGGATAAGGGCGACTACGTGGGCGCCATGCCGCTTCACATGATCAAACTGGGCGTCGGGGTTCCCGACGTCGACTGGCTGGAGGCCCGTGCGGCCAAGGGCGGGCCGCTGGTGGTCCATACCCGGATGACGCCGAAACGCGCGCCCGAGATCGAGGACGGCGGGTCGCTGTACTGGGTGGTCAAGGGCGTGATCGTCTGCCGCCAGCGCGTGCTCGACATCGCCACCCTGGGCGAGGGCAAGCAGAGCCGGTGCGAGATCACGCTGGAGCCCAAGGTCGTTCGCACGGCGCCAATGGCGCGCCGGCCTTTCCAGGGCTGGCGCTATTTCGAGCCCAAGGACGCGCCGGTCGATCTGACCGACCTCGACGCGGGCGAGGCGCCGGAGGAACTGGTGCGCCAGCTTCGCGAACTGGGCGCCTGGTAGGCCAGAGCCACACGGTTTTTGGGTGTTGACCGGGGCGGTCGGGCGTGGCCTGTGCCGGCTCCGATGATCGCGCTCAGTTTCCAGACCCGTTCCGCCTTTCGCGACCTGCTGCACCTGGCATGGCCGGTGATCCTGGCGCGGATCGGCATCATGACCATGGGGCTGACGGACGCCATCGTGGTGGGGAATTTCTCCAGCAAGGAACTGGCCTTCCATTCGCT is a window encoding:
- a CDS encoding TIGR02466 family protein, translating into MSLRPLFVTQVYEASLAEGRGWAEFNEQLIDVVRMMAEEDAAGRRWCRDNAYRGYTSYASLNDLPQRFPEFAELKRHLDRHAVAYAKALNFDLARKPRLDNLWVNILKPGGGHTSHIHPHAFLSGTVYIDIPDGASSLKLEDPRLPFMMARPSVTEDATEAERPFVYLTPRPGTILMWESWLRHEVPTNQAKSDRISISFNYA
- a CDS encoding acetyl/propionyl/methylcrotonyl-CoA carboxylase subunit alpha; translated protein: MFKSVLVANRGEIACRVFRTAKRMGLRTIAVYSEADAQALHVREADEAVRIGPAAARESYLDGAKVLAAAKATGAEAIHPGYGFLSENADFAEAVAAAGLIWIGPDPASIRAMGLKDAAKELMIQAGVPVTPGYQGADQSEATLTAEAARIGYPVLIKAVAGGGGKGMKRVDDPADFAAGLASAKREGAAAFGDDRVLIERYITRPRHIEVQVFGDRHGDVVHLFERDCSLQRRHQKVIEEAPAPGMSEAVRAAVTGAAIKAAKAVNYVGAGTIEFIADASDGLKADGIWFMEMNTRLQVEHPVTESVTGVDLVEWQFRVAAGEPLPLKQDQIKLNGWAMEARLYAEDPANGFLPSIGRLEHFVMPDGIRVDTGVEQGGEVSQFYDPMIAKLIVHEDTREAAAARLAEAAGEVEVWPVKTNAGFLKRCLDHPRFVTGDVDTGFIAAEEAALQPVETAEATLAALTLIAEAASDGEAAGSDRFSPWGGQPGLSYGVRLNAPAQTMVWAHVDGRGVSGAVTPVEAGWRGAEGRTAQIGFDQVQAGEALFGYQVIDDGFVLFVDGEARRVTPHRAAVGSGAGAVSDGALRAPMPGKIVAVPAKAGDVVAKGQPVVVLEAMKMEHALTAPFDGVVEHVAAVGDQVVEAAVLAVVKAAD
- a CDS encoding putative quinol monooxygenase; the encoded protein is MYGLITRLTAYPGRRDELALLLMDPAVRKHGCHSYIVAHDLVDADVLWVTEVWADQPTHLSWSEDLRQSGAWRPIYGLMAKMDDSIQTRPLGGIGL
- a CDS encoding DUF1489 family protein, which encodes MPLHMIKLGVGVPDVDWLEARAAKGGPLVVHTRMTPKRAPEIEDGGSLYWVVKGVIVCRQRVLDIATLGEGKQSRCEITLEPKVVRTAPMARRPFQGWRYFEPKDAPVDLTDLDAGEAPEELVRQLRELGAW